In Paenibacillus durus, the DNA window ACTGTCCACCTCGGAGATTTCCTCGAAATCCCCCTCGTATATCAGCACCTTCACGTCCAGCTCTTTTTGTATTTTATTGAGAATATCCAGCCCCCGGCGGCCCCGATTGCGCTTGAGCAGATCGGATGAGTCGGCAATATGCTGCAGCTCCTCCAGCACAAATTCAGGGATGACAATGGTTCCCTCAATGAATCCCGTCTTGCAAATATCCGCAATCCGTCCGTCGATGATGACGCTGGTATCGAGAATTTTATGTTCCTCTGGCCCTGGGGCTTCCGGCTCCGCAGCTTGGCCAAACCTTCCGGTTGCCCAGAGCGCCGCCAGCTCCCTCTTCTTCTCAAGACCGATTCGCAGTCCCAAATATCCCAAGCCAGCCGTAACAGGCGCCTGAAGGAGCTCGCCAGCTTTGCCCAGCCATGTCATGCAAGGATAGAGCAGCAGCGCCAGCAGCAATCCTCCCAGAAGCCCCACCGTTCCGGCAGCCAATTCATCCATCGGCATCTGAGAGCAGTAACGCGCCGCCTTCCGCAGTCTTGATCCTGCCCAATCTGCGCATAACGCCACCGCGAACAAAAAAATAATGGCACCCAGCACCGCAAACAAAAGACTTCCTTCGATCGGCAGGCTATTTCCCAGCCTGGTCATGCCTTCCGGAAAATCCCGCTCTGCGGCATGATACAGCGAGTAGCCCGAAAAGCCACCGCATAGTGCGGCAAATAATAAAATCCATTTTTTCCACATGATTTACGCACCTCCCTTAATCTCACGCCTATCCCCCAGTATGTTCCAATTTTCGGGAAGGTAATCGTAGGAGACCCATTTTTTTAAATATAAGAGATGGACAAAAAACCGCTGCTCTCAATTTGTGGCTTAGTGCCCGTTGAAAAAGAGCTTTTGCGTATCATATAATGAACTCAATTAAGAAACGGAGGGAATGGCTAATGAGCGCACCGAGTTTACAGGCTTTTCAAGACCAAGTCTCCGAGCTGCTGCTAAGACACCGCAGTCTTCTGGATGTGCTGTCCAAGAACGGTCAAAGCAGCGCATCAGTTAACCGCGCCGTCGTCAAGGCGATAACGGAATGCGGCTGTATCGAGCTTCATGCTACCAAGCAGGTGTTTGAATCCGGCGTAAGTCTGGAAAAGGCGAAGGAAAATGCAGGCACTCATGTTAAGGGAGAGTTGTGCGAGAACTGTCGTGAGGTCATTGGCTCCGAGCTTGGCCGGGAGCTGTTCTACATGTCGGCGCTGTGCAATTTGCTTGGGATCAATATGGACGAGGTCGTCGTGAAGGAATCACAAAAGTGCGCAACCCTCGGACTGTTCAATTTGTCGTAAGGCCGGATCTGCCATCCATTCTTCCGGATGGTTTGCGATCCACCGTAACATAAACAAGAGCCGGTTACCACACCTTTCAAGCGTGGAACCGGCTCTTTAATTATCAGGTCGGAAACTTACCCGTTCTTGGAGTGATAAGCCTTATCATCCGAACGTCTTCTGTTGCGGCGACGGCGTCTGGCCGCCAGTCTGTCAACATTCTGCTTCAAACCGTACAAGGCGTACAAGGCCAGCAGGACAAATATCATTTTGGAAATCTGCTCCGGAAATACAACGGCAACAGCGACAGCAATGATAATGACGACCGGCGCTCCGATAACCGCTTTTTTGGGCAGCCCGACTTTTTTGAAATTCGGATACTTCACCGTGCTTACCATCAAGTAGGACAGCAGCAGCGCAGCGATAACCATAAATACCGGAGACACATCCTTATGGAACAGAGACAGCGTCGCAAGTACGCCTCCGGCAGCCGGGATCGGCAGGCCGATGAAATACCCGGGAACGCCCGGGTGAACGTTGAAGCGGGCTAAACGAAGCGCGCCGAACATTGGAAAAATAGCCGTAACCGACCAAGCCAACGCATTATGCAAATCATGCAGACTTGTCACGTACATTATAAGAGCGGGTGCCACACCAAAGGAAACGACATCCGACAACGAGTCCAGTTCTTTGCCGAATTCGCTTTCCGCGCCAAGAGCCCTAGCTACGCGGCCGTCCAGGCAATCGGCAAGCATCGCGATAATGACCATAATTGCTGCCATACCGATTTTACCGTTGAGCGCCATCATGATGCCGAACATTCCGAGTAATAAATTACCCAACGTGAACAAACTCGGAATTGATTTTTGTATCATTTCGTCACCCCCTATATTATTCGGTAAGGTCCTAAACTTTCTAACATTACGTGATTGTATGATATTTACATTTGCCTGTCAATAAGAACTTGTTTTTGCAGCCGTTTTAACCCGTCCTGAATTCCCCGCGCCCGCACCTCTCCGATTCCATCCACCTCATCCAGCTCCGCTATGCTTGCCACCATGAGATTGGGCAGTATTTCGAACCGTTCCACCAGATTACGGATAATGACATTCGGCAGCCGAGGAATTTTGTTAAGCAGCCGGTAGCCGCGGGGTGTAACCGACTCTTCGGATGCGACTGCGGTTGACGAAAAACCGAGCAGCCGGGCGATATGATTGTCGTCCATCAGCTCGTCGTCGCTCGCACGTTTCAGGCCGGCGATAATTTCGCGGATTTTGTCCTCTTCCTCTTCCCTTGCATAGTCTCTGTACAGAAGCCACGCCTCTTCCTCGGTATTTCCGACCAGTTCTACCATCTGCATGCTGATCAGGCGTCCTTCGTTACCCAGCTCGGTGATATAGCGCTTAATCTCCATCTTGATGCGGAGCACCATCTCCACACGCTGAATGACGCCAACTACTTCAGGCACGGTAACGATGCCTTCATACTCAGAAGCAGAGAGGTTCGTCAGCGACTGGGTAAGAACGGCCCTATACTTCTCCAAGGTCTGAATCGCTTGGTTGGCTTTGGTCAGGATGACGCCGATGTCTTTAAGCGCATACCGGATGGAGCCTTGATAGAGCGTGATGATGTTGCGCCGCTGAGAAATGGATACGACCAGCTTGCCCGTCTGTTTCGCAACCCGCTCAGCCGTCCGGTGGCGGATTCCGGTCTCAATCGAGGAAATCGAGGGGTCGGGAATCAATTGAGTGTTGGCATATAGTATGCGTTTTAGATCTTCGCTCAGAATAATCGCGCCGTCCATCTTGGCTAGTTCATACAAATAATTGGGCGAAAAATCACAGTTGATGGAAAAGCCACCATCCACTACTTCCATGACCTCGGGACTGTAGCCGACGACAATCAGCGCACCTGTCTTGGCCCGCAGCACATTCTCCAGCCCTTCCCGGAAGGATGTGCCCGGCGCGGCTAGCCTGAGCAGATCGTTCATATTTTCAAGTTGGTAATCTTTCATTCCTCTGCCCCCTAATTTAAAGCGACCGCTAATGCGTCTGCTACGGTACTTACCCCGATAATCTGAATATCCTGCGGATGCTTCCAGCCTTTCAGGCTCTTCTCGGGCATAATGACCCGGCGGAACCCCAGCTTGGCAGCTTCCTTGACGCGCGTCTCCGCGCGCGAGACGCCCCTGACTTCCCCCGTAAGCCCAACTTCGCCGAAGAACACGTCGTACGGCTTAGTCGGGATATCCCGAAAGCTCGAAGCAATACTGACCGCGACTGCCAGATCAATAGCCGGCTCATCCAGCTTAACCCCGCCCGCGACGTTAAGATAGGCATCCTGATTCTGCAGGAACATGCCCATCCGCTTCTCCAGCACAGCGATAATGAGCGCCATCCTTTGGTTATCCAGTCCGGTTGACATCCGCCGCGGCGAGGGGAAATGGGTAGCGGCGACAAGCGCCTGAAGTTCCACCAGCACCGGGCGCGTGCCTTCCATACTGGCTACAACCGTGGAACCTGCTACGCCGAGGGGCCGTTCGGAAAGGAACAGCTCAGACGGGTTGCCAACCTCGGACAGGCCAATTTCACCCATTTCAAAAATACCGATTTCATTCGTCGAACCGAAACGGTTCTTGACGGCCCGCAGCAGCCGATACGTATGATGGCGCTCGCCTTCGAAATACAGCACGCAGTCCACCATATGCTCAAGCATCCGGGGGCCGGCGATTGCGCCTTCCTTCGTAACATGCCCGACCAGCACGGTCGCAATGCCGCGAATCTTGGCGATCCGCATAAATCTTGTCGTACATTCGCGAACCTGCGACACGCTCCCCGGTGCGCTTGTCACTTCCGGCAGAAACACCGTCTGTATGGAGTCGATGACCAGAAACTTAGGCTGAACCGCCTCAATCGCTTCCTCGATCGCTTCCATATTCGTCTCACAGAGCACATACAACTCGGATGACAGGGCTCCGAGCCGGTCCGCCCGCAGCCGGGTCTGACGAACCGATTCTTCTCCCGAAATATACAGCACGCGCAATCCCTGCGTAGTCAGCGCATGGGAGGTCTGCAGCAGCAGCGTCGATTTCCCTATGCCCGGGTCGCCTCCCACAAGCACCAGGGACCCCGGTACAATCCCTCCGCCAAGCACCCGGTTAAGTTCTCCAATACCGGTCAATATGCGGGGTTCCTGATCGCTTTCTATATTTATGATGGACTGGGGCTTTTCTTTACTATGAAAAACAGGAGCGTTCATTCCCTGAGTTTTGACTACGCTTTCCGTTTCTTCCACCATGCTATTCCAAGCCTGACATCCAGGGCATTTCCCAAGCCATTTCGGAGACTCGTACCCGCATTCAGTGCAGTAAAATTTTGTTTTTGTCTTTGCCATAATTTCTCCTTCGAACCGTTTAACCATGCCGCCATTCTTCAAATCGCGGATATTTCCCTGTCAATCAAAGTTTACCATTTAAGGGCGGTGAACGAAAGAGCATTCGGAAAATGGGTGTAGCATATATATCCATATACACCCAAAAAAAGAGAGCCTGCTTCCGATCAAGGAAGCGGCTCTCCTTCTGTAATTACCCATGCCTACTCTCTAGGCTTGTATCTTATTCTCCGTCTTTCTCCAGCGATACCGGCTCTTTCTTACGCACGGTCAGTTCGCCGTTCTCTTCGTCAATCTTGAGCAAATCGCCCTTGGTAATATTGCCCTTCAGCATTTCTTCGGACAGACGGTCCTCGATATGCTTCTGGATTGCGCGGCGCAGCGGACGCGCACCGAATGCTGGATCAAATCCTTCTTTGGCCAGGAAAGCTTTCGCTTCGTCCGTCAGTTCGAAATCGACGGCGTATTCACGCAGCCGTTTGCGCAGCTCTTCGGACATCAGCGTAACGATCTCCGCGATGTGCTTCTCTTCCAGCGAGTGGAACACGATGATTTCGTCGATCCGGTTCAGGAACTCCGGACGGAAGCTCTTCTTGAGCTCATCCATGACCTTGCCCTTCATGCTCGAGTATTCGGCGCCGGCATCCTGTACCGCCGTAAATCCGAGCGTGGAGTTGCGTTTGATCGCTTGCGCGCCAACATTCGAGGTCAGAATGATCAGCGTATTGCGGAAATCGACGACGCGTCCTTTGGAATCGGTCAAGCGGCCGTCTTCCAGCACCTGCAGCAGGATGTTGAATACTTCAGGGTGCGCCTTCTCAATTTCATCCAGCAGAACTACCGAGTACGGCTTGCGGCGTACTTTCTCGGTAAGCTGTCCACCTTCTTCATAGCCTACATATCCCGGAGGCGCCCCTACAAGGCGGGAAGTGGAGTGTTTCTCCATGTACTCCGACATATCGATACGGATAACGGCATTCTCGTCTCCGAACATCGCTTCGGCAAGCGCACGCGCTAGTTCCGTCTTACCAACCCCAGTCGGGCCGAGGAAGATAAAGGAGCCCATCGGACGCTTCGGATCTTTCAGACCGGCACGAGCCCGGCGGATGGCCCGGCTGACCGCTTTGACAGCCTCATCCTGGCCGATAACACGGTCATGCAGCAGAGCTTCCATATTGAGCAGGCGTTCCGTTTCTTCTTCTTTCAGCTTATTAACAGGAATTCCGGTCCAGCTGGCTACCACTTGAGCGATATCCTCAGGGGTAACCTCGGAATCGGTACGTCCTTGTTTTTCTTTCCATTGATTCTTCGTCGTATCAAGCTCTTCACGGATTTTTTGCTCCGTATCACGAAGGGCAGCCGCTTTTTCGAACTCTTGGCTTTGAACAGCGGCGTCTTTCTCCTTGCGGATATCGTCCAGCCGCGTTTCCAGCTCTTTCAAATTCGGCGGAATCGTGTAAGAGTTCAGCCTTACTTTGGAGCCCGCCTCATCAATAAGGTCGATCGCCTTATCCGGCAGGAAGCGGTCGGTGATATAGCGGTCGGACAGCTTCACGGCTTGAACGATCGCCTCATCCGTAATTTTTACGCGGTGATGCGCTTCATAGCGGTCGCGCAGGCCGTAAAGGATTTGAACGGCTTCATCCGGAGTTGGCTGATCTACCGTGATGGGTTGGAAACGACGCTCCAGAGCCGCATCCTTCTCGATGTACTTGCGGTACTCATCCAGCGTTGTCGCGCCGATGCATTGCAGCTCGCCGCGGGCCAGCGCGGGTTTCAGGATGTTGGAAGCGTCAATGGCGCCCTCAGCCCCGCCTGCACCGATCAGCGTATGCAATTCGTCGATGAAGAGCACAATGTTGCCCGCCTGACGAATTTCATCCATGATCTTTTTGAGACGATCTTCGAATTCACCGCGATATTTGGTACCGGCAACGACCGAGCCCATATCCAGCGTCATTACGCGCTTGTCACGCAGCGTTTCCGGAATCTCGTTATTGATAATCTTTTGTGCCAAGCCTTCGGCGATTGCCGTTTTACCTACCCCTGGCTCACCGATCAGCACCGGATTGTTCTTCG includes these proteins:
- the disA gene encoding DNA integrity scanning diadenylate cyclase DisA; this encodes MKDYQLENMNDLLRLAAPGTSFREGLENVLRAKTGALIVVGYSPEVMEVVDGGFSINCDFSPNYLYELAKMDGAIILSEDLKRILYANTQLIPDPSISSIETGIRHRTAERVAKQTGKLVVSISQRRNIITLYQGSIRYALKDIGVILTKANQAIQTLEKYRAVLTQSLTNLSASEYEGIVTVPEVVGVIQRVEMVLRIKMEIKRYITELGNEGRLISMQMVELVGNTEEEAWLLYRDYAREEEEDKIREIIAGLKRASDDELMDDNHIARLLGFSSTAVASEESVTPRGYRLLNKIPRLPNVIIRNLVERFEILPNLMVASIAELDEVDGIGEVRARGIQDGLKRLQKQVLIDRQM
- the radA gene encoding DNA repair protein RadA; translation: MAKTKTKFYCTECGYESPKWLGKCPGCQAWNSMVEETESVVKTQGMNAPVFHSKEKPQSIINIESDQEPRILTGIGELNRVLGGGIVPGSLVLVGGDPGIGKSTLLLQTSHALTTQGLRVLYISGEESVRQTRLRADRLGALSSELYVLCETNMEAIEEAIEAVQPKFLVIDSIQTVFLPEVTSAPGSVSQVRECTTRFMRIAKIRGIATVLVGHVTKEGAIAGPRMLEHMVDCVLYFEGERHHTYRLLRAVKNRFGSTNEIGIFEMGEIGLSEVGNPSELFLSERPLGVAGSTVVASMEGTRPVLVELQALVAATHFPSPRRMSTGLDNQRMALIIAVLEKRMGMFLQNQDAYLNVAGGVKLDEPAIDLAVAVSIASSFRDIPTKPYDVFFGEVGLTGEVRGVSRAETRVKEAAKLGFRRVIMPEKSLKGWKHPQDIQIIGVSTVADALAVALN
- a CDS encoding PIN/TRAM domain-containing protein is translated as MWKKWILLFAALCGGFSGYSLYHAAERDFPEGMTRLGNSLPIEGSLLFAVLGAIIFLFAVALCADWAGSRLRKAARYCSQMPMDELAAGTVGLLGGLLLALLLYPCMTWLGKAGELLQAPVTAGLGYLGLRIGLEKKRELAALWATGRFGQAAEPEAPGPEEHKILDTSVIIDGRIADICKTGFIEGTIVIPEFVLEELQHIADSSDLLKRNRGRRGLDILNKIQKELDVKVLIYEGDFEEISEVDSKLVKLAKVLHGKVVTNDFNLNKVCELQGVSVLNINDLANAVKPVVLPGEEIIVQVIKDGKEHGQGVAYLDDGTMIVVEGGREFIGSTMEVLVTSVLQTSAGRMIFAKPKLLEKAQ
- the clpC gene encoding ATP-dependent protease ATP-binding subunit ClpC, coding for MMFGRFTERAQKVLALAQEEAVRLGHNNIGTEHILLGLIREGDGIAAKALIALGLGLEKIQDEVETLIGRGQEQPTNIAYTPRAKKVIELSMDEARKLGHTYVGTEHILLGLIREGEGVAARVLNNLGISLNKARQQVLQLLGSSESTSSHSGGPSNVSTPTLDGLARDLTAYAKDGHLDPVIGRSKEIERVIQVLSRRTKNNPVLIGEPGVGKTAIAEGLAQKIINNEIPETLRDKRVMTLDMGSVVAGTKYRGEFEDRLKKIMDEIRQAGNIVLFIDELHTLIGAGGAEGAIDASNILKPALARGELQCIGATTLDEYRKYIEKDAALERRFQPITVDQPTPDEAVQILYGLRDRYEAHHRVKITDEAIVQAVKLSDRYITDRFLPDKAIDLIDEAGSKVRLNSYTIPPNLKELETRLDDIRKEKDAAVQSQEFEKAAALRDTEQKIREELDTTKNQWKEKQGRTDSEVTPEDIAQVVASWTGIPVNKLKEEETERLLNMEALLHDRVIGQDEAVKAVSRAIRRARAGLKDPKRPMGSFIFLGPTGVGKTELARALAEAMFGDENAVIRIDMSEYMEKHSTSRLVGAPPGYVGYEEGGQLTEKVRRKPYSVVLLDEIEKAHPEVFNILLQVLEDGRLTDSKGRVVDFRNTLIILTSNVGAQAIKRNSTLGFTAVQDAGAEYSSMKGKVMDELKKSFRPEFLNRIDEIIVFHSLEEKHIAEIVTLMSEELRKRLREYAVDFELTDEAKAFLAKEGFDPAFGARPLRRAIQKHIEDRLSEEMLKGNITKGDLLKIDEENGELTVRKKEPVSLEKDGE
- a CDS encoding nucleoside triphosphate pyrophosphohydrolase family protein gives rise to the protein MSAPSLQAFQDQVSELLLRHRSLLDVLSKNGQSSASVNRAVVKAITECGCIELHATKQVFESGVSLEKAKENAGTHVKGELCENCREVIGSELGRELFYMSALCNLLGINMDEVVVKESQKCATLGLFNLS
- the pssA gene encoding CDP-diacylglycerol--serine O-phosphatidyltransferase; this encodes MIQKSIPSLFTLGNLLLGMFGIMMALNGKIGMAAIMVIIAMLADCLDGRVARALGAESEFGKELDSLSDVVSFGVAPALIMYVTSLHDLHNALAWSVTAIFPMFGALRLARFNVHPGVPGYFIGLPIPAAGGVLATLSLFHKDVSPVFMVIAALLLSYLMVSTVKYPNFKKVGLPKKAVIGAPVVIIIAVAVAVVFPEQISKMIFVLLALYALYGLKQNVDRLAARRRRRNRRRSDDKAYHSKNG